The proteins below are encoded in one region of Pseudomonas putida S13.1.2:
- a CDS encoding efflux RND transporter periplasmic adaptor subunit: protein MPITLPPRLRPVALMAFLSLSLAGCGDSAEQDEKAPTPQVRVETLQLQPLAISSELSGRILAPRTAEVRARVEGVVLKRVYREGSDVKQGDVLFLIDPAPFKADHDSARATLAKAEATLYQARLQEQRYRELVDDKAVSRQEYDNAKASFLQADAEVAAAKAALERARLNLGYATVTAPISGRIGRAQVTEGALVGQNETTPLATIQQLDPIHADVTQSTRELNALRRALRAGQLQQVGDGQARATLIQDDGSAYPLPGKLLFSDISVDPTTNQITLRSEFPNPDLDLLPGSYVRVRLEQAVQPKGLSVPQRAILRDSAGVPKVLVVDQQARVSDRQVVLGSAQGDRWVVSEGLAPGERVVVEGLQHVKAGDQVQVDNASGAPPIAQHTGQ from the coding sequence ATGCCTATTACCCTCCCCCCTCGCCTGCGCCCCGTGGCGCTCATGGCGTTTCTGAGCCTGTCCCTGGCCGGCTGTGGCGACAGCGCCGAGCAAGACGAAAAAGCCCCTACCCCGCAAGTGCGGGTAGAAACCCTGCAACTGCAGCCGCTGGCCATCAGCAGCGAACTCAGCGGCCGCATCCTGGCGCCGCGCACCGCCGAAGTGCGCGCGCGCGTCGAGGGCGTGGTGCTCAAGCGTGTGTACCGCGAAGGCAGTGACGTCAAACAGGGCGATGTACTGTTCCTGATCGACCCGGCGCCGTTCAAGGCCGACCATGACAGCGCCCGCGCCACCCTGGCCAAGGCCGAGGCCACCCTGTACCAAGCACGCTTGCAGGAGCAGCGCTACCGCGAGCTGGTCGACGACAAGGCTGTCAGCCGCCAGGAATACGACAACGCCAAGGCCAGCTTCCTGCAAGCCGACGCTGAAGTGGCGGCCGCCAAGGCCGCCCTGGAGCGCGCCCGCCTGAACCTGGGCTACGCCACCGTGACGGCGCCGATTTCCGGGCGCATCGGCCGTGCCCAGGTCACCGAAGGCGCCCTGGTCGGCCAGAACGAGACCACCCCGCTGGCGACCATCCAGCAGCTGGACCCGATCCATGCCGACGTTACCCAGTCTACCCGCGAGCTCAACGCCCTGCGCCGTGCCTTGCGCGCAGGCCAATTGCAGCAGGTGGGCGACGGCCAGGCCCGCGCCACGCTGATCCAGGACGACGGCAGCGCCTACCCACTGCCAGGCAAGCTGCTGTTCTCGGACATCAGCGTCGACCCCACCACCAACCAGATCACCCTGCGCAGCGAGTTCCCCAACCCGGACCTCGACCTGCTGCCCGGCAGCTACGTGCGCGTGCGCCTGGAACAGGCCGTGCAACCCAAGGGCCTGAGCGTGCCGCAGCGCGCCATTCTGCGCGACAGTGCCGGCGTGCCCAAGGTGCTGGTGGTCGACCAGCAAGCGCGGGTCAGCGATCGCCAGGTGGTACTGGGCAGCGCCCAAGGCGACCGCTGGGTCGTCAGCGAAGGCCTGGCCCCCGGCGAGCGGGTGGTGGTCGAGGGGCTGCAACACGTCAAGGCCGGTGACCAGGTGCAGGTCGACAACGCATCCGGGGCACCGCCCATCGCACAGCATACCGGCCAGTGA
- a CDS encoding efflux RND transporter permease subunit, whose protein sequence is MPQFFIDRPVFAWVVALFILLAGTLAIPQLPVAQYPNVAPPQVEIYAVYPGASAATMDESVVSLIEQELNGADNLLYFESQSSLGSATITATFAPGTNPDLAQVDVQNRLKVVESRLPRPVTQQGLQVEKVSTGFLLLGTLTSEDGKLDETALSDILARNVMDEIRRLKGVGKAQLYGSERAMRIWIDPGKLIGFNLTPNDVAEAIAAQNAQVAPGSIGDLPSRDTQEITANVVVKGQLSTPEEFAAIVLRANLDGSTVTIGDVARVEIGAQEYQYGTRLNGKPATAFSVQLSPGANAMETATLVRAKMQDLARYFPEGVKYDIPYDTSPFVKVSIEQVITTLFEAMLLVFAVMFLFLQNLRYTLIPTLVVPVALMGTFAVMLAMGFSVNVLTLFGMVLAIGILVDDAIVVVENVERIMAEEGLPPKEATRKAMGQISGAIVGITLVLVAVFLPMAFMQGSVGVIYQQFSLSMAVSILFSAFLALSLTPALCATLLKPVAKGEHHERKGFFGWFNRRFESMSNGYQRWVVQALKRSGRYLLLYAVLLAVLGYGFSQLPTAFLPTEDQGYTITDIQLPPGASRMRTEQVAAQIEAHNAEEPGVGNTTMILGFSFSGSGQNAALTFTTLKDWSERGADDSAQSIADRASAAFSQLKDAVAFSVLPPPIDGLGESTGFEFRLQDRGGMGHAALMAARDTLLANAGKSKVLTNVREASLAESPQVQLEIDRRQANALGVSFADIGSVLDVAVGSSYVNDFPNQGRMQRVVVQAEGDQRSQVEDLLKIHVRNNSGKMVPLGAFVQAKWVSGPVQLTRYNGYPAVSISGEPSAGHSSGEAMAEIERLVAQLPPGAGLEWTGLSLQERLSGSQAPMLMALSLLIVFLCLAALYESWSIPTAVLLVVPLGMLGAVLAVTLRGMPNDVFFKVGLITLIGLSAKNAILIIEFAKHLVDQGVDAVDAAVQAARLRLRPIVMTSLAFILGVVPLAIASGASSASQQAIGTGVIGGMLSATLAVVFVPVFFVVVMRLAGRSKAAIAREDEAGASQAEQPHG, encoded by the coding sequence ATGCCGCAATTCTTCATCGACCGCCCGGTATTCGCCTGGGTGGTCGCGCTGTTCATCCTGCTGGCCGGTACGCTGGCCATCCCGCAGCTGCCGGTAGCCCAGTACCCCAACGTGGCGCCGCCGCAGGTGGAAATCTACGCCGTTTACCCGGGTGCCTCGGCGGCGACCATGGACGAAAGCGTGGTGAGCCTGATCGAGCAGGAACTCAACGGCGCCGACAACCTGCTGTACTTCGAGTCGCAGAGCAGCCTGGGCAGCGCCACCATCACCGCCACCTTTGCCCCGGGTACCAACCCGGACCTCGCCCAGGTCGACGTGCAGAACCGCCTGAAGGTGGTCGAGTCGCGCCTGCCGCGGCCGGTTACCCAGCAGGGCCTGCAGGTGGAAAAGGTGTCCACCGGTTTCCTGCTGCTGGGCACCCTCACCTCCGAAGACGGCAAGCTCGACGAAACCGCACTGTCGGATATTCTCGCGCGCAACGTGATGGACGAAATCCGCCGCCTGAAGGGTGTCGGCAAGGCTCAGCTGTACGGCTCGGAGCGCGCCATGCGCATCTGGATCGACCCGGGCAAGCTCATCGGCTTCAACCTCACGCCCAACGACGTGGCCGAGGCCATCGCGGCGCAGAACGCCCAGGTGGCGCCTGGCAGCATTGGCGACCTGCCCAGCCGCGACACCCAGGAAATCACCGCCAACGTAGTGGTCAAGGGCCAGTTGAGTACACCGGAGGAATTCGCCGCCATTGTGCTGCGCGCAAACCTGGATGGTTCCACGGTGACCATCGGTGATGTCGCCCGGGTCGAGATCGGCGCCCAGGAATACCAGTACGGCACGCGCCTGAACGGCAAGCCGGCCACCGCGTTCAGCGTGCAGCTCTCACCGGGTGCCAACGCCATGGAAACCGCCACCCTGGTACGGGCGAAAATGCAGGACCTGGCGCGGTACTTCCCGGAAGGCGTCAAGTACGACATTCCTTATGACACCTCGCCGTTCGTCAAGGTGTCGATCGAGCAGGTCATCACCACCCTGTTCGAAGCCATGTTGCTGGTGTTCGCGGTGATGTTCCTGTTCCTGCAGAACCTGCGCTACACCCTGATCCCCACCCTGGTGGTGCCGGTGGCGCTGATGGGCACCTTCGCGGTCATGCTGGCCATGGGCTTCTCGGTCAACGTGCTGACCCTGTTCGGCATGGTATTGGCCATCGGCATCCTGGTCGACGATGCCATCGTGGTGGTGGAAAACGTCGAGCGCATCATGGCCGAGGAAGGCCTGCCGCCCAAAGAAGCAACGCGCAAGGCCATGGGCCAGATCAGCGGTGCGATCGTCGGCATCACCCTGGTGCTGGTGGCGGTGTTCCTGCCAATGGCCTTCATGCAGGGTTCGGTTGGGGTGATCTACCAGCAGTTCTCGCTGTCGATGGCGGTGTCGATCCTGTTCTCGGCATTCCTGGCCCTCAGCCTCACCCCCGCGCTGTGCGCCACCCTGCTCAAACCGGTGGCCAAGGGTGAGCACCATGAGCGCAAAGGGTTTTTCGGCTGGTTCAACCGCCGCTTCGAAAGCATGAGCAACGGCTATCAGCGCTGGGTGGTACAGGCGCTCAAGCGCAGCGGCCGCTACCTGCTGCTGTACGCGGTGCTGCTGGCGGTGCTGGGCTATGGCTTCAGCCAGTTGCCCACGGCATTCTTGCCCACCGAAGACCAGGGCTACACCATCACCGACATCCAGCTGCCGCCAGGGGCCAGCCGCATGCGCACCGAACAGGTGGCTGCGCAAATCGAGGCACACAACGCCGAAGAACCCGGCGTAGGCAACACTACGATGATCCTCGGCTTCAGCTTCTCCGGTAGCGGGCAAAACGCGGCACTGACCTTCACCACCCTCAAGGACTGGTCCGAGCGCGGTGCCGACGACAGCGCCCAGTCGATTGCCGACCGCGCCAGCGCGGCCTTCTCCCAGCTCAAGGACGCCGTGGCGTTTTCGGTGCTGCCGCCGCCTATCGACGGCCTGGGCGAGTCGACCGGCTTCGAGTTCCGCCTGCAGGACCGCGGCGGCATGGGCCACGCCGCGCTGATGGCTGCCCGCGATACGCTGCTGGCCAATGCTGGCAAAAGCAAGGTGCTGACCAACGTGCGCGAAGCGTCGTTGGCCGAAAGCCCGCAAGTGCAGCTGGAAATCGACCGCCGCCAGGCCAATGCCCTGGGGGTGTCGTTTGCCGACATCGGCTCGGTACTGGACGTGGCGGTGGGCTCCAGCTACGTCAATGACTTCCCTAACCAGGGCCGTATGCAGCGTGTAGTGGTGCAGGCCGAAGGCGACCAGCGCAGCCAGGTCGAAGACCTGCTGAAAATCCACGTGCGCAACAACAGCGGCAAGATGGTGCCACTGGGCGCATTCGTCCAGGCCAAGTGGGTAAGCGGCCCGGTGCAGTTGACCCGCTACAACGGCTACCCGGCGGTGTCGATTTCCGGTGAGCCGTCAGCCGGCCACAGTTCGGGCGAAGCCATGGCCGAAATCGAACGCCTGGTGGCGCAGCTGCCGCCCGGCGCGGGCCTTGAGTGGACAGGCCTGTCGCTGCAAGAGCGCTTGTCCGGCAGCCAGGCACCGATGCTGATGGCATTGTCGTTGCTGATCGTGTTCCTGTGCCTGGCAGCGCTGTACGAAAGCTGGTCGATCCCGACCGCCGTGCTGCTGGTGGTGCCGCTCGGCATGCTGGGTGCGGTGCTGGCCGTGACCCTGCGGGGCATGCCCAACGACGTGTTCTTCAAGGTTGGCCTGATTACCCTGATCGGCCTGTCGGCAAAGAACGCCATCCTGATCATCGAGTTCGCCAAGCACCTGGTCGACCAGGGCGTGGACGCCGTCGACGCCGCCGTGCAGGCCGCCCGCCTGCGCCTGCGGCCCATCGTGATGACCTCGCTGGCGTTCATCCTCGGCGTGGTACCACTGGCCATCGCCAGCGGCGCCAGCTCGGCCAGCCAGCAGGCCATCGGCACCGGAGTGATCGGCGGCATGCTCAGCGCCACGTTGGCGGTGGTGTTTGTGCCGGTGTTCTTCGTGGTGGTAATGCGCCTTGCGGGGCGTAGCAAAGCTGCCATCGCTCGTGAAGACGAAGCAGGCGCCAGCCAGGCGGAGCAGCCGCACGGGTAA
- the mobA gene encoding molybdenum cofactor guanylyltransferase MobA — MGGRDKGLIAWQGEPLVAHVQRVVRPLSDDLVISCNRNQEAYRTYADQLVGDAEADFPGPLAGVIAGLKVARHEWVVLLACDAPRVDRELIEGLLRLAVAGDSAAMVRQGGYWQPMFSVLPRRILPMLEQAWAAGERSLQKALLREAVQGLECAEDDRRLSNFNSPELLQG, encoded by the coding sequence ATGGGCGGGCGCGACAAAGGCCTGATTGCCTGGCAGGGCGAACCGCTTGTTGCGCATGTACAGCGGGTAGTGCGGCCGCTAAGCGATGACTTGGTGATTTCCTGCAACCGTAACCAGGAGGCTTACCGCACGTACGCCGACCAGTTGGTGGGCGATGCAGAAGCCGACTTCCCCGGGCCGCTGGCAGGGGTGATTGCCGGGCTCAAGGTGGCTCGGCATGAGTGGGTGGTGCTGCTGGCCTGCGATGCACCGCGGGTTGACCGCGAACTGATCGAGGGCCTGCTGCGGCTGGCGGTGGCCGGTGACAGTGCGGCAATGGTGCGCCAGGGTGGGTATTGGCAGCCGATGTTCAGCGTGCTGCCACGGCGAATACTGCCAATGCTGGAGCAGGCCTGGGCGGCGGGTGAGCGCAGCTTGCAGAAGGCCCTGCTGCGTGAGGCGGTGCAGGGGTTGGAGTGTGCCGAGGATGATCGCCGGCTAAGCAACTTCAACAGCCCGGAACTGCTGCAAGGCTGA